One Eurosta solidaginis isolate ZX-2024a chromosome 5, ASM4086904v1, whole genome shotgun sequence DNA segment encodes these proteins:
- the LOC137254137 gene encoding uncharacterized protein yields MKLLVIFASAILCAQAIQVPYTIIGDSYESSEEEYRIYIPNRDQRTFAPFGVGGVQQPIIEAVKIKVPRYASPEVKKLLLTQALAARGLTLQDFAPRDVGSVTHSPVTVARGQRQIVSTVNTLAVVSATGSTTTTPVPAVVGLLGVTNKSVVAAPIAGVNKSGAQLNVKQQFRTEPTKERSMQVLLIFVAALLLVQAVRVPYIIPDSSEEEYHVLLPTHSTQEQLDLTGLGLIKNPILQAVKVKVPRYADPWLKRQLIQQFLAPHGLTLQEVSRQTLSGHSVRAQSFGTHRQPVQDFSAQNHGLQGITTHGLGPQASSAQVPSTQGLHAQSLNIPNLNTSSASAQNLAAQDLLVRNLLLQNPKNQGWGYLNIDVPNAIVQSIELRSRRHVEEGKWETSTTAATLDTTTVPDVTEITTTITELPEKENDNKTSDSDNTQSDTKANNKRETSNEPFIPLFGFGSFWPAEISRVGFAPRIPLSSSATIAISTPTTEAPSKLYAKRSSDKSSFNVKGNKEITKVTPVPPVPQIDTRAPKITDFPRLHTHPVASVGKSGVESSTKKVELASTTQKNCDIECTKLQYNPVCAFNGECYHEFPNQCVMDTFVCKRPDLGFKLTPREQCEENWLHRCSEVQLKTD; encoded by the exons ATGAAGTTGCTGGTGATATTTGCTTCAG CCATCTTATGTGCGCAAGCCATTCAAGTCCCCTACACCATAATCGGCGATTCCTACGAATCCAGCGAAGAGGAATATCGCATATATATACCAAATCGCGATCAACGTACATTTGCTCCATTTGGTGTTGGTGGGGTTCAGCAACCTATTATAGAGGCGGTTAAGATTAAGGTGCCACGCTATGCAAGTCCAGAAGTTAAAAAATTATTACTCACGCAAGCTTTAGCTGCACGCGGTTTAACTCTACAAGATTTTGCTCCTCGAGATGTAGGAAGTGTAACGCACTCTCCTGTTACGGTGGCGCGTGGACAACGTCAAATAGTATCAACGGTGAATACATTAGCTGTTGTTTCTGCGACtggatcaacaacaacaacaccggtCCCAGCGGTAGTAGGTTTACTAGGCGTGACAAATAAGTCTGTGGTGGCGGCGCCAATAGCTGGTGTCAATAAATCGG gaGCACAGTTGAATGTAAAGCAACAATTTCGAACCGAACCTACGAAGGAAAGGAGCATGCAGGTTTTACTGATATTTGTGGCAG CGCTGCTCTTGGTGCAGGCAGTTCGTGTGCCCTATATCATACCAGATTCCAGTGAGGAGGAATATCACGTGCTCTTGCCGACGCATAGTACACAAGAACAACTGGATTTAACTGGTTTAGGTTTAATTAAAAACCCTATATTGCAAGCGGTTAAGGTGAAAGTGCCACGTTATGCCGATCCCTGGCTCAAGCGGCAGCTCATTCAACAATTCTTAGCGCCACATGGACTGACTTTACAAGAAGTGAGCAGACAAACACTGAGCGGACACAGTGTGCGAGCACAAAGTTTTGGTACACATAGGCAGCCCGTGCAAGATTTTAGTGCGCAAAACCACGGCCTACAAGGCATTACAACACACGGTTTGGGCCCACAAGCATCATCCGCACAAGTACCGTCTACACAAGGACTACACGCACAGAGCTTGAATATACCAAATTTAAACACAAGTAGCGCAAGTGCCCAAAATTTGGCAGCACAAGACTTGCTGGTACGTAACTTGCTCTTACAAAACCCTAAAAATCAAGGTTGGGGATATCTCAATATAGATGTGCCAAATGCTATCGTACAAAGCATAGAATTGCGTAGTCGACGCCATGTGGAGGAGGGGAAATGGGAGACAAGCACCACCGCAGCAACTTTAGACACTACTACAGTACCTGATGTAAccgaaataacaacaacaataacggaGTTACCGGAAAAAGAGAATGATAATAAGACTTCAGATTCCGATAACACACAAAGTGACACCAAAGCAAATAATAAACGTGAAACCAGTAACGAACCTTTCATTCCACTTTTCGGATTCGGCTCTTTTTGGCCCGCAGAAATCTCGCGCGTAGGCTTTGCACCGCGTATTCCACTCAGCTCTTCAGCGACAATCGCAATCAGCACCCCAACCACCGAAGCACCATCTAAATTGTATGCTAAGAGATCGAGCGACAAATCTTCTTTCAATGTTAAAGGTAATAAGGAAATAACAAAGGTGACTCCCGTGCCACCAGTACCTCAAATAGATACGCGTGCCCCAAAAATAACCGATTTTCCGCGTTTGCATACACATCCTGTTGCTAGTGTTGGCAAGTCTGGAGTAGAGAGTAGCACGAAGAAGGTGGAGCTGGCGTCAACCACGCAGAAGAATTGTGATATTGAGTGTACGAAATTGCAATATAATCCCGTTTGCGCCTTCAATGGCGAGTGCTATCATGAATTTCCCAATCAGTGTGTTATGGATACTTTTGTGTGCAAACGTCCCGATTTGGGCTTTAAGCTTACGCCTAGAGAACAATGCGAAGAGAATTGGCTCCATCGTTGCAGTGAAGTGCAGCTCAAAACTgattaa